The Candidatus Nomurabacteria bacterium genome has a segment encoding these proteins:
- a CDS encoding murein biosynthesis integral membrane protein MurJ — translation MVERIVHVLSKEFSTTSKAALILGLFSFLSQIFGLVRDKLLAFYIGPSETLDIYYAAFRMPDLLFVTMASITSVTILLPFLVEMRGDTKGVGNSRKLINSVTTTFFFIMTISIAIVFLFAPLISKALVPGFDEEARELYVTITRIMLFSPLFLGISNLFGSITQMFNKFMPYALAPVFYNLGIIVGVFLYVPMGIEGLALGVVIGSLMHAFVQLPVVFKYKAVPKITFDIDWPLVRRVGKVTIPRTLALSLNNVSLIVIVLFASKLSEGSISIYNFSMHIQAVPLGIIGISYAVATFPILTKSFQDKKIDEFLSSIVSSMRQVVFWSIPIAVLFIVLRAQIVRVILGSGQFDWGDTRLTAASFALFAVSIVSQSAIVLLVRGFYAASNTKIPLVINLISSTIIVVLVPVLLQFYHVYPYFREFIEVTLKVKDVPGGEVLMLPMAYSIGTILNSVLLWMFFKKKYMKGLRYSFNRTLVHSVSSALFGGIFAYMFLMVSSSLFEIDRFYEIFIQGFLSGVIGIIATATSLQILKNEEYFHIMKSIKSKLNVKKQLVFYDTEELN, via the coding sequence ATGGTTGAGAGGATTGTACACGTACTTAGCAAAGAATTTAGTACCACTAGTAAGGCAGCACTTATACTGGGTCTTTTTTCTTTTTTGTCACAAATTTTTGGTCTTGTTCGAGACAAACTACTCGCTTTCTATATAGGACCCTCTGAAACGCTCGACATATACTACGCTGCATTTAGAATGCCAGATCTTCTTTTTGTAACGATGGCGTCTATTACTTCTGTTACGATACTTCTTCCTTTTCTGGTAGAGATGAGAGGTGATACAAAAGGCGTTGGTAATTCTAGAAAACTCATAAACAGTGTTACAACAACTTTTTTCTTTATAATGACGATTTCTATTGCGATCGTCTTTTTGTTTGCTCCACTTATTTCAAAGGCTTTGGTTCCAGGTTTCGATGAAGAAGCAAGAGAGTTGTACGTAACCATAACTAGGATCATGCTGTTTTCTCCACTGTTTCTAGGTATTTCAAACTTGTTTGGTTCTATAACGCAGATGTTCAACAAGTTTATGCCTTATGCTCTGGCCCCAGTTTTTTATAACCTAGGTATAATTGTCGGAGTATTTTTGTATGTACCTATGGGCATAGAAGGTCTAGCACTCGGAGTTGTTATAGGATCACTTATGCATGCCTTTGTTCAGCTTCCAGTTGTTTTCAAGTATAAAGCTGTACCCAAAATAACTTTCGATATTGACTGGCCACTCGTTAGGAGGGTTGGTAAGGTTACGATACCTAGAACTTTGGCTCTTTCTCTAAACAACGTTTCTCTTATTGTTATCGTTTTGTTTGCTTCTAAACTAAGCGAGGGTTCTATCTCTATCTACAACTTTTCTATGCACATACAAGCTGTACCACTCGGAATAATAGGTATATCGTATGCTGTTGCAACTTTCCCGATTCTGACAAAATCTTTCCAAGATAAAAAGATAGATGAATTTTTGAGTAGCATTGTTTCTTCTATGAGACAGGTTGTTTTCTGGTCTATTCCGATAGCGGTTCTTTTCATCGTTCTGCGAGCTCAGATTGTTAGAGTCATACTTGGATCAGGACAGTTCGATTGGGGCGATACGAGACTAACTGCTGCGTCGTTTGCACTTTTTGCAGTTTCTATTGTTTCTCAAAGTGCGATTGTTCTACTTGTACGAGGTTTTTATGCTGCATCAAATACAAAAATCCCTCTTGTTATAAATCTCATATCTTCTACGATTATAGTTGTTCTCGTTCCAGTTCTTCTTCAGTTTTATCATGTGTATCCATACTTCCGAGAATTTATAGAAGTAACTCTCAAGGTCAAAGATGTTCCGGGCGGTGAAGTTCTGATGCTGCCTATGGCTTACTCTATAGGTACGATACTAAATAGTGTTCTTCTTTGGATGTTCTTCAAAAAGAAATATATGAAAGGTTTGAGATATTCGTTTAATCGAACACTTGTACACTCTGTTTCGTCTGCTTTGTTTGGAGGTATATTTGCTTATATGTTCCTCATGGTTTCTTCTTCTTTGTTTGAGATAGATCGATTCTATGAAATATTTATACAAGGATTCCTTTCTGGGGTTATCGGTATAATCGCAACCGCTACATCTCTCCAGATTCTAAAAAACGAAGAATACTTCCATATCATGAAGTCTATAAAGAGCAAACTAAACGTCAAAAAACAACTAGTATTCTACGATACAGAAGAGTTAAATTAG
- the lepA gene encoding elongation factor 4 yields the protein MNNIRNFSIIAHIDHGKSTLADRFLEVTGTVEKRKMKDQVLDSMELERERGITIKMQPARMEYKLGKDKYILNLIDTPGHIDFSYEVSRAMKAVEGAILLVDSTQGVQAQTMTTLEMAKKAGLVIIPAISKVDSPLSRPEEVSSEIAKLLDCDPKEVMKVSGKTGEGVEDLLRKIVDTVPAPKKSDTDMLQSLVFDFSYSSHRGIVVYMRVFSGSVKKGDTLTFLASNESFIVNEVGVTKPEELPVSSLGSGEIGYIVTGIKKPKIASVGDTLTLTKQKAKPLSGYEKPNPVVWASIFPESQDDFTILRQALERLQLSDSSLTFEEESSGVLGRGFRIGVLGMLHLEIVTERLKREFKLDLVITTPSITYNVIKKNGESEIVYSPHKFPDDGSVKEVHEPWADIVIISPDKYLGTISSLLFEHEGDITHTETMSGGNAKLSVSMPLRELMRNFFDKLKSATQGYASISYEIVGDLPADVVRLDILINEDVVPAFSSVVSRRRAYEEAEEAVETLEKILPRQQVAIKIQGRALGRIVASRKLSAFRKDVTQHMYGGDITRKMKLREKQKKGKKKMQEGAKVNIPHDVFLKMMRRGGDK from the coding sequence ATAAATAACATAAGAAATTTCTCTATAATAGCCCACATAGATCACGGTAAATCCACTCTGGCAGACCGGTTTCTTGAAGTTACTGGTACTGTAGAAAAAAGAAAGATGAAAGACCAGGTTCTAGATTCGATGGAACTAGAAAGAGAGAGGGGAATCACGATCAAGATGCAGCCAGCCAGGATGGAATACAAACTTGGCAAAGATAAATACATTCTCAATCTTATAGACACTCCTGGACACATAGACTTCTCATATGAGGTTTCTAGGGCTATGAAGGCTGTAGAGGGTGCGATATTACTCGTAGACTCCACTCAGGGCGTTCAGGCGCAAACTATGACCACTCTAGAGATGGCCAAGAAGGCTGGGCTTGTTATAATCCCAGCTATTTCCAAGGTTGATTCGCCACTTTCTAGACCAGAAGAGGTTTCTTCTGAAATTGCAAAACTTCTAGATTGCGATCCAAAAGAGGTTATGAAGGTTTCTGGTAAAACTGGTGAGGGCGTAGAAGATCTTCTAAGAAAGATAGTCGATACAGTACCAGCTCCTAAAAAGAGCGATACAGATATGCTCCAATCTCTAGTTTTTGATTTTAGTTACTCTAGTCACAGGGGTATCGTTGTATACATGAGAGTTTTCAGCGGTTCGGTCAAAAAGGGCGATACGCTTACATTTCTTGCTTCAAACGAGTCTTTTATCGTAAATGAAGTTGGAGTAACAAAACCAGAAGAACTACCTGTTTCTTCACTAGGTTCAGGAGAAATAGGTTATATAGTCACTGGTATCAAAAAACCAAAGATCGCATCAGTTGGAGACACGCTTACACTAACAAAACAAAAAGCAAAACCACTTTCTGGTTACGAAAAACCAAACCCTGTTGTTTGGGCATCTATTTTTCCGGAGAGCCAAGATGATTTTACAATACTAAGACAAGCTCTAGAGAGACTACAACTTTCTGATTCTTCACTTACTTTCGAAGAAGAATCTTCTGGAGTTTTGGGTAGAGGTTTTAGAATAGGTGTTTTGGGTATGCTTCACCTTGAAATAGTAACAGAAAGACTAAAGCGAGAGTTCAAGCTCGATCTTGTTATCACGACTCCGTCTATAACTTATAACGTTATCAAGAAAAACGGTGAAAGCGAGATAGTTTATTCTCCTCACAAATTTCCAGATGACGGTTCTGTCAAAGAAGTTCATGAGCCTTGGGCTGATATCGTTATAATCTCTCCAGACAAATATCTGGGAACTATCTCGAGTCTACTTTTTGAACACGAAGGAGATATAACTCACACCGAAACCATGAGCGGTGGAAACGCCAAACTTTCTGTTTCTATGCCACTAAGAGAGCTTATGAGAAACTTTTTCGACAAACTAAAAAGCGCGACTCAGGGCTACGCCTCTATATCTTATGAAATAGTTGGAGACCTGCCTGCAGACGTTGTGAGACTAGACATACTTATAAACGAAGACGTTGTTCCTGCTTTTTCTTCGGTTGTTTCTAGAAGAAGAGCATACGAAGAAGCCGAAGAAGCTGTAGAGACACTAGAGAAAATTCTTCCAAGACAACAAGTTGCCATAAAGATACAAGGTAGAGCTTTGGGTAGAATAGTTGCTTCTAGGAAGCTTTCAGCTTTCAGAAAGGACGTTACTCAGCACATGTATGGTGGAGATATCACTCGAAAAATGAAACTTAGAGAAAAACAGAAGAAAGGTAAGAAGAAAATGCAGGAAGGTGCAAAGGTAAACATACCTCACGACGTTTTCCTGAAGATGATGAGAAGGGGAGGAGATAAGTAG
- a CDS encoding glutaredoxin family protein — protein MKSVTIYSTPSCHFCHMAKEFLGEKNIEFTDYDVSSDAAKRQEMVEMTGQLGVPVIKIGDDIMVGFHQGKIEELLGL, from the coding sequence ATGAAATCAGTAACTATATATTCAACACCGTCATGTCACTTTTGTCATATGGCAAAAGAATTTTTAGGAGAAAAAAACATCGAATTTACAGATTACGATGTATCTTCTGATGCAGCAAAAAGACAAGAAATGGTTGAAATGACTGGACAACTTGGTGTACCTGTAATCAAGATAGGAGATGACATAATGGTTGGATTCCATCAGGGGAAAATCGAAGAACTTCTAGGGCTTTAA
- a CDS encoding GIY-YIG nuclease family protein gives MAWVYILKTKSGKFYIGSTINLEQRLKHHKGGNTPSTYRLKFDSLLLSQEYDTLKDARSVESKLKKLKRKDYLQKIVEDGFIKIKP, from the coding sequence ATGGCGTGGGTGTATATATTAAAAACTAAATCTGGTAAGTTTTATATTGGTAGCACTATCAATTTAGAGCAAAGATTAAAACACCATAAAGGTGGGAATACTCCTTCGACATATAGGTTGAAGTTTGATAGTCTTTTATTGTCTCAAGAATATGATACTTTGAAAGATGCCAGGAGTGTTGAATCAAAATTGAAAAAACTCAAACGAAAAGATTATTTACAAAAAATTGTTGAAGATGGTTTTATTAAAATAAAACCCTAA
- a CDS encoding GIY-YIG nuclease family protein, with protein MVHYTYILKSLKDGKYYIGSTSDLG; from the coding sequence ATGGTACACTACACTTACATTTTAAAAAGCTTAAAGGATGGCAAGTATTATATAGGGTCAACCTCCGATTTGGGCTAG
- a CDS encoding Hsp20/alpha crystallin family protein — MIKKRKSLFERLTGSIRFDEDLMEDDDVFAQEEEKPLAQKDVRTLKVKSQSPQSQIVVEEEDAWQEEEGQLTVDVYQTPGEIIVQTMVAGVRPEDLGISITRDSIVIKGRREENRAIPEQDYFTKELYWGAFSRTIILPQEIEPERAEAIEKHGLLTIRLPKIDKDKQTTIKVKSL, encoded by the coding sequence ATGATAAAAAAAAGAAAATCTCTCTTCGAAAGACTGACAGGAAGTATTCGCTTTGACGAAGACTTGATGGAAGACGATGATGTGTTCGCACAGGAAGAAGAAAAACCTCTAGCACAAAAAGACGTAAGAACACTCAAGGTTAAATCCCAAAGCCCACAATCTCAAATTGTGGTAGAAGAAGAAGACGCGTGGCAAGAAGAAGAGGGTCAACTAACTGTAGACGTATACCAAACACCAGGAGAAATAATAGTACAAACAATGGTGGCTGGAGTGAGGCCAGAAGACTTGGGTATAAGCATAACTAGAGACTCAATTGTTATAAAAGGACGAAGAGAAGAAAATCGTGCCATACCAGAACAAGATTATTTCACAAAGGAACTATATTGGGGTGCATTCTCTAGAACTATAATTCTCCCACAAGAAATCGAACCAGAAAGAGCCGAAGCGATAGAAAAACACGGACTTCTAACAATAAGACTTCCAAAGATAGACAAAGACAAACAAACAACTATCAAGGTAAAATCACTATAA